Part of the Sphingopyxis sp. 113P3 genome, TCAGCACCACCATTGGCGTCAGGTCGATGCCGCCAAAATCGGGCATGATACGACGAAACGGGCGATAGAGCGGTTCGGTGATCCTCTCGAGCACGTACCAGAGTTGGCGCACAAACTCATTGTGAGTGTTGATCACGTTGAAGGCGAGCAGCCACGACATCACCGCCTGAATGATGATGATCCACCACAGGATGTTGAGGAGGATCGACAGAATCTGAAGGAGCATCAGGTACATTAAGGTCTCCGGCCGGGTTCGTCGGGGTGCGCCACCCTAGCGATGAATGAGCGTTCCCGCACCCCGTGCAGTGA contains:
- a CDS encoding YggT family protein, which translates into the protein MYLMLLQILSILLNILWWIIIIQAVMSWLLAFNVINTHNEFVRQLWYVLERITEPLYRPFRRIMPDFGGIDLTPMVVLILLIILRGPVMNYLYTLGINAGVI